The Streptomyces sp. NL15-2K genome contains a region encoding:
- a CDS encoding transposase family protein, with protein MLVYPSGIDLSGFALQFLSSLPRTRCLERGTRWRRLPADRQALLVLAHLRCGHTYAQLAAGFGIGIATAYRYVTEAVEILKALAPDITTAVRAAAHKAYLILDGTLLPIDRIAADRPYYSGMHRKHGMNVQVLTDPFGRLLWASPALPGAVHDIRAARTHGMIDALAEVGIRCWADKGHQGAGGTVRVPYRGRWNKLSAGQQAVNVSHAKIRALVERAVAALKTWRLLRKLRCSTTRATSLVQAVLTLHLNTSS; from the coding sequence GTGCTTGTCTACCCATCGGGGATCGATCTGTCCGGCTTTGCCCTTCAGTTCCTGTCCAGCCTGCCGCGCACCCGTTGCCTGGAGCGCGGCACCCGGTGGCGTCGGCTTCCGGCCGACCGGCAGGCCCTGCTGGTGTTGGCCCACTTGCGGTGCGGCCACACGTACGCTCAGCTGGCAGCTGGTTTCGGCATCGGAATCGCCACTGCCTATCGATACGTGACCGAGGCCGTCGAGATCCTGAAGGCACTGGCCCCTGATATCACCACGGCGGTCCGGGCGGCGGCACACAAGGCATATCTCATCCTCGATGGCACGCTGCTGCCCATCGACCGCATCGCCGCCGACCGGCCGTATTACTCCGGGATGCACCGCAAGCACGGAATGAACGTCCAGGTCCTCACTGATCCGTTCGGCAGGTTGCTCTGGGCCTCGCCCGCGCTGCCGGGTGCAGTGCACGACATTCGGGCCGCCCGCACTCACGGCATGATCGATGCCCTGGCCGAAGTCGGCATCCGTTGCTGGGCCGACAAGGGTCACCAAGGTGCCGGTGGCACTGTGCGGGTGCCCTACCGCGGTCGCTGGAACAAGCTGTCTGCAGGCCAGCAGGCCGTCAACGTGTCCCATGCAAAGATTCGCGCCCTCGTTGAACGGGCCGTGGCCGCCCTCAAGACCTGGCGGCTACTGCGCAAACTGCGGTGCAGCACCACCCGCGCCACCAGCCTCGTCCAGGCGGTCCTCACCCTGCATCTCAACACCTCAAGCTGA
- a CDS encoding transposase, translating to MCFEDEAGFTRKPPRGRTWGRRGRTPVVTVSGRRSGRLSVAGLIAIRPGSRTRLCHRLRTHRAGGSARRSMGERDFIALIDGVHQLVKAPIVLVWDRLNTHVSHAMRELTAEREWLTVFLLPAYSPDLNPVEWVWAHVKRSLANLAVVALDRLEALVRNRLKRLQYRPDTLDGFIAGTGLTLNEPTSP from the coding sequence ATCTGCTTCGAGGACGAAGCAGGGTTCACCCGGAAGCCGCCACGGGGACGAACCTGGGGCCGGCGAGGGCGCACCCCGGTCGTGACCGTCAGCGGACGACGCTCGGGGCGTCTGTCGGTGGCCGGGCTGATCGCGATACGGCCGGGCTCGCGCACCCGGCTGTGCCACCGGCTGCGCACCCACCGAGCGGGCGGCAGCGCACGCCGCAGCATGGGCGAGCGGGACTTCATCGCACTCATCGACGGTGTCCACCAGCTCGTCAAGGCGCCGATCGTGCTGGTCTGGGACCGGCTCAACACCCACGTCTCCCACGCCATGCGCGAGCTGACCGCCGAGCGGGAGTGGCTGACGGTGTTCCTGCTGCCCGCCTACTCGCCGGACCTGAATCCCGTCGAGTGGGTGTGGGCGCACGTCAAGCGCAGTCTGGCCAACCTCGCCGTGGTCGCGCTCGACCGGCTCGAAGCCCTCGTACGAAACCGGCTCAAACGCCTCCAGTACCGGCCCGACACCCTCGACGGCTTCATAGCCGGCACCGGCCTGACCCTCAACGAACCCACGTCACCTTGA
- a CDS encoding nucleoside 2-deoxyribosyltransferase domain-containing protein, producing MGGLPAQAIERMLSGHPDRKSWWLAPMLDAYAAGSPEGQALVHDLLDAIAGSAFPLLPPRSLRYIEAPAPYDGTSPSVFLSGGITGCPNWQLQTVLKLDAIGSPAVVLNPRRRFFPTGQPGALREQITWEYEPLRRADVILMWFCEQEIQPIALCELGAHAARGTRPAVGAHPTIRDAWTSWSNCGWPAPM from the coding sequence ATGGGCGGACTGCCCGCGCAGGCCATCGAGCGAATGCTGAGCGGGCACCCCGACCGGAAGTCCTGGTGGCTGGCCCCGATGCTGGACGCCTACGCCGCCGGAAGCCCGGAGGGGCAGGCACTCGTCCACGACCTGCTGGACGCGATCGCCGGTAGCGCCTTCCCCCTGCTGCCGCCCCGCTCCTTGCGGTACATCGAGGCCCCGGCCCCTTATGACGGCACGAGCCCGTCCGTCTTCCTGAGCGGCGGCATCACCGGCTGCCCCAACTGGCAGCTGCAGACGGTGCTGAAGCTGGACGCGATTGGCTCTCCCGCCGTGGTCCTCAACCCCCGGCGCCGCTTCTTCCCGACCGGGCAGCCGGGGGCGCTGCGTGAACAGATCACCTGGGAGTACGAGCCCTTGCGCAGGGCCGACGTGATCCTGATGTGGTTCTGCGAGCAAGAGATCCAGCCCATTGCCCTGTGTGAGCTTGGCGCGCACGCAGCCCGCGGTACTCGTCCGGCTGTGGGAGCACATCCGACTATCCGCGACGCCTGGACGTCGTGGAGCAACTGCGGGTGGCCCGCCCCGATGTGA
- a CDS encoding response regulator transcription factor family protein — protein MNLTAAADIIRAPLGEILPRLSAALADAVPHRALAELSGSCARSPVKIHTVGADGTWAVTAAELAALTKQARPGRPWQGQALVAGTENPVLAVASDEAERDALLVLLRSDEAAIADPDLTAVQTLWDLLTAYSARIVSEAVPGPLALSRVAAGARAAAIAELVDTHGGVLSGLLGALRRRDLDNHSARERAIDLALSALAELRAGADQDRALAEEAAGDGFARLADSLQPMFLGRGVRLDLGPPGTEEGADRHLPADVAHVARAALRSVVSALLDGQGPGSDSISRVHIGWKVAENELRATVRDDGPGVLSRAALENHWVVERLAVLDGRLEVDAVPGWGTTVTATLPLEPPQGPRNDPLTVLGAREVEVLGHLARGRRNRHIAEELHISESTVKFHVANILDKLGVDTRGEAAALAHTWGVDTA, from the coding sequence ATGAACCTCACGGCAGCGGCCGACATCATTAGGGCCCCTCTGGGCGAGATCCTGCCGCGCTTGTCCGCAGCCCTCGCCGATGCCGTCCCGCACCGGGCGCTCGCGGAGCTGTCCGGCAGTTGTGCGCGCTCCCCCGTCAAGATTCACACCGTCGGAGCAGACGGCACATGGGCGGTAACCGCCGCTGAACTGGCCGCCCTCACCAAGCAGGCGCGGCCGGGTCGTCCGTGGCAAGGACAAGCCCTGGTCGCCGGAACCGAGAATCCGGTGCTCGCCGTTGCCAGCGACGAGGCCGAACGCGACGCCCTCCTCGTCCTCCTACGTTCCGACGAGGCAGCAATTGCGGACCCCGACCTCACCGCCGTCCAGACCCTGTGGGATCTGCTGACCGCATACAGCGCACGCATCGTCTCCGAAGCAGTACCCGGGCCGCTGGCGCTCTCGCGGGTGGCAGCCGGTGCCCGGGCCGCAGCAATCGCTGAACTGGTGGACACCCACGGTGGCGTACTGTCCGGGCTTCTCGGCGCATTGCGACGCCGCGACCTGGACAATCACAGTGCCAGGGAGCGGGCTATCGATCTGGCCCTCTCCGCGCTGGCGGAGTTGCGAGCCGGCGCCGACCAGGACAGAGCGCTCGCCGAGGAAGCCGCCGGCGACGGCTTCGCCCGGCTCGCCGACTCGCTACAGCCGATGTTTCTCGGGCGGGGCGTGCGGCTGGATCTGGGCCCGCCCGGCACGGAGGAAGGCGCCGACCGGCACCTGCCCGCCGACGTCGCCCATGTCGCGCGGGCGGCCCTGCGATCCGTGGTGTCCGCCCTGCTGGACGGACAGGGCCCGGGATCGGATTCGATCAGCCGAGTACACATCGGCTGGAAAGTTGCAGAGAACGAGCTGCGGGCGACCGTACGGGACGACGGTCCCGGTGTCCTGTCACGCGCCGCATTGGAGAACCACTGGGTCGTCGAACGACTGGCAGTCCTGGACGGGCGGCTGGAAGTGGACGCCGTCCCCGGCTGGGGGACGACGGTCACGGCCACGCTCCCACTGGAGCCGCCGCAGGGGCCGCGCAACGATCCGCTCACCGTTCTGGGTGCCCGAGAAGTGGAAGTCCTCGGACACCTCGCGCGCGGCAGACGCAACCGGCACATCGCCGAAGAGCTGCACATCAGTGAGTCCACCGTGAAGTTCCACGTGGCGAACATCCTCGACAAGCTGGGAGTCGACACGCGAGGGGAGGCCGCCGCACTCGCCCACACCTGGGGTGTCGACACCGCCTGA
- a CDS encoding SDR family oxidoreductase, producing MDINSSVALVTGANRGLGRAFAQRLLERGAGKVYATARRPETVDLPGVEVLPLDIADPASVRAAAEAATDVSLLINNAGISTGTDLVTGSLDAVRHELETNMFGHLGMIREFAPALARNGEGAIVNVLSAMSWFGGKGANAYHLTKAAAWAMTNGVRLELAEQGTLVTAVHLGLADTDMAAGWPVDKIAPSDLADAALDGVEAGSAEVLADQWSRDVKSRLPLTPEEFNAAMDRALAALMAA from the coding sequence ATGGATATCAACAGCTCCGTCGCCCTTGTCACCGGAGCCAACCGCGGCCTGGGCCGCGCCTTCGCCCAGCGCCTGCTCGAACGGGGCGCCGGCAAGGTCTACGCGACGGCCCGCCGACCGGAGACCGTGGACCTGCCCGGGGTCGAGGTACTGCCCCTCGACATCGCCGATCCCGCATCCGTGAGGGCCGCCGCCGAGGCCGCAACGGACGTCTCACTACTCATCAACAACGCGGGAATCAGTACGGGGACCGACCTGGTGACCGGTTCGCTGGACGCGGTGCGGCACGAGCTGGAGACCAACATGTTCGGCCACCTGGGAATGATCCGGGAGTTCGCGCCGGCGCTCGCCAGGAACGGCGAGGGCGCGATCGTCAACGTCCTCTCCGCCATGTCGTGGTTCGGGGGCAAGGGCGCCAATGCCTACCACCTGACCAAGGCCGCCGCCTGGGCCATGACCAACGGTGTCCGCCTGGAGCTCGCCGAGCAGGGCACGCTCGTCACAGCGGTACACCTCGGTCTGGCCGACACCGACATGGCGGCGGGCTGGCCCGTGGACAAGATCGCTCCGTCGGACCTGGCCGACGCGGCGCTCGACGGTGTTGAGGCGGGCTCCGCCGAGGTCCTCGCCGACCAGTGGAGTCGAGACGTCAAGTCCCGTCTGCCGCTGACGCCGGAGGAGTTCAACGCCGCAATGGACCGCGCCCTGGCGGCCC
- a CDS encoding carboxymuconolactone decarboxylase family protein, whose amino-acid sequence MPRIEPLTPPYTAPVDQALRRWMPPDVPHEPLTLFRVLNRNPELASRMFALGAGLLGHGSLPAIDRELVIARVTARTGCSYEWGVHAASLAREAGLGPEQLQATTDIDPAANVSWPPHHAALLGAVDELHDTAQLSQAAWDALRVHYEDGQLLELLVLAGWYRTISYLANGLLLEEEPWGARFPAR is encoded by the coding sequence ATGCCGCGCATCGAACCGCTCACCCCGCCGTACACGGCCCCTGTCGACCAGGCACTCCGCCGGTGGATGCCCCCCGACGTGCCGCACGAGCCGCTCACGCTGTTCCGCGTCCTGAACCGCAACCCGGAACTGGCCTCACGCATGTTCGCCCTGGGCGCCGGGCTCCTGGGACACGGCAGTCTCCCCGCCATAGACCGAGAGCTCGTCATCGCCCGCGTCACCGCGCGCACCGGCTGTTCCTACGAGTGGGGCGTGCACGCCGCAAGCCTCGCTCGGGAGGCCGGGCTCGGCCCCGAACAGCTTCAGGCAACGACCGACATCGATCCCGCGGCGAACGTCTCATGGCCGCCACACCATGCGGCACTGCTCGGCGCGGTCGACGAACTGCACGACACGGCGCAGCTCTCGCAGGCTGCCTGGGATGCCCTGCGCGTGCACTACGAGGATGGCCAGCTGCTCGAACTTCTCGTTCTGGCCGGCTGGTACCGCACCATCAGCTATCTGGCCAATGGGCTCCTCCTGGAAGAGGAACCCTGGGGCGCCCGCTTCCCGGCCCGGTGA
- a CDS encoding VOC family protein, giving the protein MRSRTGGMWWGTAIEAPDPSGLATFYAELLGWHIGHEEPGTAIVAASPQGPFFVFQQADAYRAPVWPPVEGEQRPMMHFDFQVGDLDSAVAEAVALGATLAEFQPQESVRVLFDPAGHPFCLCLDEG; this is encoded by the coding sequence ATGAGATCTCGAACCGGTGGTATGTGGTGGGGAACTGCGATCGAGGCGCCGGACCCCAGCGGCCTGGCGACGTTTTACGCCGAACTCCTCGGTTGGCACATCGGGCACGAGGAGCCGGGCACGGCCATCGTCGCCGCCTCCCCGCAAGGGCCATTCTTCGTGTTCCAGCAGGCGGACGCCTATCGGGCTCCGGTGTGGCCTCCGGTCGAGGGCGAACAGCGCCCGATGATGCACTTCGACTTCCAGGTCGGCGATCTGGATTCGGCGGTCGCCGAGGCAGTGGCCCTGGGCGCCACGCTGGCGGAGTTCCAGCCGCAGGAGAGCGTCCGGGTGCTATTCGACCCGGCCGGACACCCCTTCTGCCTGTGCCTGGACGAGGGATGA
- a CDS encoding helix-turn-helix transcriptional regulator produces MRELTQPAAEEIKLAEIFHALADPVRLQIIAQLADKGRDSCSAVGESIDVHRTTMSHHYRVLRESGVTWTEVEGRTRFVSLRRDDLNARFPGLLDAVLAACTDRD; encoded by the coding sequence ATGCGCGAACTGACACAACCGGCGGCCGAAGAGATCAAGCTCGCCGAGATCTTCCACGCCCTCGCAGACCCGGTGCGTCTGCAGATCATCGCGCAGCTGGCGGACAAGGGCAGGGACAGCTGCTCCGCCGTGGGCGAGAGCATCGACGTGCACAGGACGACGATGTCCCACCACTACCGGGTGCTCCGCGAGTCGGGGGTGACCTGGACCGAGGTGGAGGGCCGGACCCGGTTCGTCAGTCTGCGGCGCGACGATCTCAACGCACGGTTCCCAGGTCTGCTCGACGCGGTGCTGGCTGCTTGCACTGATCGCGACTGA
- a CDS encoding MFS transporter: MGWLAVVSVMLGIFVIVTTEILPIGLLTSIGSSFTVSDGMAGLMMTMPGFLAAIAAPLVTVATASFDRRLMLCVFMLLLALANFLAAAAPDYWLVLTSRVMVGITIGGFWSIGAGLAERLVPPASVGRATAVIFSAVPLGSVLGVPTGTLIGDLAGWRTAFTVMGVLTVGVLVMLLLLVPPLPPVQATRLGVLNGMLRSVNTRFALLLTFLVVLAHFGTYTYVTPFLEQVTHASGGLITTFLLLYGAAGILGNFLGGAWVARYPRTVFGLAAALIAAVTLLLPALGRWETGAVMLLIVWGIAYGAVPVASQTWFSKAAPHAPEAASVLFTASFQATISIGALVGGVILDRTSPSAVMLLGGCTAVLMVLAVGARLVGPDCSERS; the protein is encoded by the coding sequence ATGGGGTGGCTGGCCGTGGTCTCGGTGATGCTGGGAATCTTCGTCATCGTCACCACCGAGATCCTGCCGATCGGTCTGCTGACCTCGATCGGATCCAGTTTCACCGTCTCGGACGGGATGGCTGGACTGATGATGACCATGCCGGGCTTCCTGGCGGCGATCGCCGCTCCACTGGTCACCGTGGCCACGGCAAGCTTCGACCGCCGGCTGATGTTGTGCGTCTTCATGCTCTTGCTGGCACTGGCGAACTTCCTTGCCGCCGCGGCACCCGACTACTGGCTCGTACTGACCTCCCGGGTCATGGTCGGGATCACGATTGGCGGCTTCTGGTCGATCGGAGCCGGGTTGGCGGAACGACTGGTGCCGCCGGCCTCGGTCGGCAGGGCAACTGCTGTGATCTTCTCTGCCGTCCCGCTGGGATCCGTCCTCGGCGTGCCGACGGGCACCCTCATCGGAGATCTCGCTGGATGGCGAACGGCCTTCACCGTCATGGGAGTTCTGACGGTCGGCGTACTGGTCATGCTGCTCTTGTTGGTGCCGCCGCTGCCTCCGGTCCAGGCCACACGGCTGGGCGTGCTCAACGGCATGCTCCGCAGCGTCAACACTCGCTTCGCACTCCTGCTGACGTTCCTTGTTGTGCTGGCTCACTTCGGCACCTACACCTACGTGACACCATTCTTGGAACAGGTCACCCACGCCAGCGGTGGTCTGATCACTACGTTCTTGCTGCTCTATGGTGCCGCTGGCATCCTCGGCAACTTCCTGGGCGGCGCCTGGGTGGCCCGGTATCCGCGGACCGTCTTCGGGCTCGCGGCCGCCCTGATCGCCGCGGTGACCCTCCTGCTTCCAGCGTTGGGCCGCTGGGAGACCGGCGCAGTGATGCTGCTGATCGTGTGGGGCATCGCGTATGGCGCCGTACCGGTGGCGTCGCAGACCTGGTTCTCCAAGGCGGCACCGCACGCCCCGGAAGCGGCATCGGTCCTGTTCACCGCCTCTTTTCAGGCAACGATCTCGATTGGTGCACTCGTAGGGGGAGTCATCCTGGACCGCACATCTCCGTCCGCGGTCATGCTGCTAGGCGGTTGCACCGCAGTGCTCATGGTCCTGGCCGTAGGGGCACGCCTCGTCGGGCCGGATTGCAGCGAGCGGTCCTGA
- a CDS encoding MFS transporter, with protein MSPLALATFAVGTDGFIIAGLLPSIAEDLDVSVPTAGQLVTAFALTLAIAAPVFGWATSSMDRRKALMIALAVFAIGNVATALGTSYAAVMTARVITAAGAGIIISTASSAAAVVSPPERRGSALAFVLGGLTLSSAIGLPLGTLIGRSDWHVTLWAVAGLGLVAALGVAFALPKIMLPPTTFRARLQPLKERWVLGTLTVTTLALTGAYLLYTYIGAALEDTTDGSETTLTWVLFVYGLGVLGGNLLAGRLSDHYPAERLLLGALVVFIIVLLVSRPAIETLGTTFAWAAVWGVLVGAPSVLQQHRLVTHAPAATPVLLGLNSSAIYLGVALGGALGGLFQNWISPVWLGIPAAGATLLALLLTLATAQSRKRVAVEEPSLATN; from the coding sequence TTGTCCCCTCTAGCGCTTGCGACCTTCGCCGTCGGCACAGACGGGTTCATCATCGCTGGCCTTCTTCCCTCCATTGCCGAAGATCTCGACGTCAGCGTCCCCACAGCGGGCCAGCTGGTCACCGCCTTCGCTCTGACTCTCGCCATCGCCGCCCCCGTCTTCGGCTGGGCCACCAGCTCCATGGACCGCCGCAAGGCGCTGATGATTGCTCTGGCGGTCTTCGCGATCGGTAACGTCGCTACGGCGCTGGGCACCTCCTACGCCGCCGTCATGACCGCCCGCGTCATCACCGCGGCCGGCGCCGGCATCATCATCTCCACCGCCTCCAGCGCGGCTGCCGTGGTCAGCCCGCCCGAACGCCGCGGTAGCGCCCTGGCCTTCGTCCTGGGCGGCCTGACACTCTCCAGCGCGATCGGCCTTCCCCTCGGCACCCTCATCGGCCGCAGTGACTGGCACGTGACCCTGTGGGCGGTCGCCGGGCTGGGCCTGGTGGCGGCTCTGGGCGTCGCCTTCGCCCTGCCCAAGATCATGCTTCCGCCCACGACATTCCGGGCCCGGCTCCAGCCGCTCAAGGAACGCTGGGTGCTCGGCACCCTGACCGTCACGACGCTGGCCCTGACCGGCGCGTATCTCCTGTATACGTACATCGGAGCAGCCCTGGAGGACACGACCGACGGCAGTGAGACGACGCTCACCTGGGTGCTGTTCGTGTACGGGCTCGGCGTGCTGGGCGGCAATCTCCTGGCCGGGCGCCTGTCCGATCACTACCCGGCGGAACGGCTCCTGCTCGGCGCCCTTGTCGTCTTCATCATCGTCCTGCTGGTCAGCCGGCCGGCCATCGAGACCCTCGGAACCACCTTCGCCTGGGCCGCGGTATGGGGTGTCTTGGTGGGCGCCCCGTCCGTCCTCCAACAGCATCGCCTCGTCACCCACGCGCCAGCCGCGACGCCCGTGCTTCTCGGGCTGAACTCCTCGGCGATCTACCTCGGCGTCGCCCTGGGCGGAGCCCTCGGTGGACTCTTCCAGAACTGGATCTCCCCGGTGTGGCTGGGGATCCCGGCAGCCGGTGCCACCCTGCTGGCTCTCCTCCTGACGCTCGCGACCGCGCAGAGCCGCAAGCGCGTCGCCGTGGAGGAACCGAGCCTCGCCACCAACTGA
- a CDS encoding zinc-binding dehydrogenase → MRAMRFGRFGGPEVLEEADVPDPLAGPGETLVQVEAAGVNFGDIKQMAGEHTDGPYAPQGPLPRIPGMEIVGRTAAGRRVLGYVPQGGYAAKTVVADRHLVALPQGVGAGEALAVLVQGLTAWHLLRSIARIRPGESVVVHAAAGGTGSLVVQLAREFGAGRIIATASSDEKRALALELGADAAIDGDAGGYRERVLDANRGHPVDIVLDAIGGPVLDAALDTLGHLGRLVTYGASSRQTASAIAPNRLAADSITVAGFWVIPLIARNGAGGAELTELLDLTARRRLRPLVGAEYDLARARDAHEDLLGRHTKGKLILRP, encoded by the coding sequence ATGCGTGCCATGCGGTTCGGGAGGTTCGGTGGCCCGGAGGTCCTGGAGGAGGCCGATGTGCCGGATCCGTTGGCGGGGCCGGGCGAGACTCTGGTCCAGGTGGAGGCCGCGGGTGTCAATTTCGGCGACATCAAGCAGATGGCGGGCGAGCACACCGACGGTCCGTACGCCCCCCAGGGCCCGCTGCCCCGTATTCCTGGCATGGAGATCGTCGGCCGGACCGCAGCCGGCAGACGAGTCCTCGGCTATGTTCCGCAGGGCGGTTACGCTGCCAAGACGGTCGTCGCCGACCGCCACCTGGTCGCGTTACCGCAGGGGGTGGGTGCGGGCGAAGCGCTGGCAGTTCTCGTACAGGGGTTGACGGCGTGGCATCTGCTGCGGTCGATCGCGCGTATCAGGCCCGGTGAGAGCGTGGTGGTCCATGCCGCCGCGGGCGGGACGGGCAGTCTCGTCGTCCAACTGGCCCGGGAGTTCGGGGCAGGACGGATCATCGCCACGGCGTCGTCCGACGAGAAGCGCGCCTTGGCTCTCGAACTCGGTGCGGACGCGGCGATCGACGGCGACGCGGGAGGCTATCGAGAGCGGGTCCTTGACGCCAATCGGGGACACCCGGTCGACATCGTCCTGGACGCCATCGGCGGCCCCGTCCTCGACGCCGCTCTGGACACACTCGGACACCTCGGCCGACTGGTGACCTACGGCGCCTCGTCCCGGCAGACAGCCTCCGCGATTGCGCCGAACCGACTGGCGGCGGACAGCATCACCGTCGCCGGCTTCTGGGTCATCCCGCTCATCGCCAGGAACGGCGCCGGCGGTGCGGAGCTGACGGAGCTGCTCGACCTCACGGCACGGCGTCGCCTGCGGCCCCTGGTCGGCGCGGAGTACGACCTGGCGCGGGCCCGCGACGCGCACGAGGACCTGCTTGGCCGTCATACGAAGGGGAAGCTGATCCTCCGCCCTTGA
- a CDS encoding MerR family DNA-binding transcriptional regulator produces the protein MTVTVAAAERLIRIGEVARGAGVSVRAVRYYEQQGLLIAERSPSGQRLYRQDAIPLVRFFQQMFAAGLTSRRIIELLPCRDAGHTDAEQRAMLRAERERIQAKIDDLQAALDRLDEVIAITDTHP, from the coding sequence ATGACTGTCACAGTGGCCGCAGCCGAGCGGTTGATCCGCATCGGCGAGGTGGCACGAGGTGCCGGCGTCTCGGTGCGCGCCGTGCGTTACTACGAGCAGCAAGGGCTGCTCATCGCGGAGCGCAGCCCGTCCGGCCAGCGCCTGTACCGGCAGGACGCCATCCCCCTGGTCCGCTTCTTCCAGCAGATGTTCGCCGCCGGCCTCACCAGCCGACGGATCATCGAACTCCTTCCGTGCCGGGACGCCGGGCACACCGACGCCGAGCAACGAGCCATGCTGCGAGCCGAGCGCGAGCGCATCCAGGCCAAGATCGACGACCTGCAGGCCGCCCTGGACCGCCTCGACGAGGTCATCGCGATCACGGACACGCACCCGTAG
- a CDS encoding helix-turn-helix domain-containing protein, whose translation MGARAPRPGVPARGSESGRPVMAALDLLGRRWTMRILWELSQAPAGFRELQRRCERMSSSVLSTRLDELTGARLLTLHSDGYHLTPLGQDLVEALSPLDAWSRRWARETDTATAED comes from the coding sequence ATGGGAGCCAGAGCGCCACGGCCGGGTGTGCCGGCGCGGGGGTCCGAGTCGGGCCGTCCGGTCATGGCCGCACTCGATCTGCTCGGGCGGCGTTGGACGATGCGCATCCTGTGGGAACTGAGTCAGGCACCGGCAGGCTTCCGCGAACTGCAGCGCCGATGCGAGCGCATGTCCTCCAGCGTGCTCAGCACCCGCCTCGACGAGCTGACCGGCGCCCGCCTGCTCACCCTGCACAGCGACGGCTACCACCTCACGCCACTCGGTCAGGACCTTGTCGAAGCGCTGAGTCCGTTGGACGCCTGGAGCCGACGATGGGCAAGGGAAACGGACACCGCCACGGCCGAGGATTGA
- a CDS encoding NADP-dependent oxidoreductase has protein sequence MKAVKFDGHGDLDVLEVRKVDDPIAEPGGVVVRVKAATINPGDIKVITGKSRHWGELTFPSGVGASFAGTVDTVDDGVTDWAVGDEVYGWSARKEALAELVSVPAEHLVAKPADLSWKVAGTLYGAPSAAWSAVQAVAAAPGDTIVVSAAAGGAGGFASQFARTKGATVIGLASEHNHEWLRSRGIVPVQYGEGQLERIRDAAPGGVDAFVDTFGGGYIDLAVELGVDVDRINTIVDFAGAARLGVKTKGSDSPADPRGALAEIAAAIADGSIELPIARTYPLEQVREAYEELSKRHTRGKIVLLP, from the coding sequence ATGAAAGCCGTGAAGTTCGACGGGCACGGAGACCTTGACGTCCTGGAGGTCCGCAAGGTCGATGACCCCATCGCCGAGCCGGGAGGCGTCGTGGTCCGAGTCAAGGCGGCGACGATCAACCCGGGCGATATCAAAGTCATCACAGGAAAGTCGCGCCATTGGGGTGAGTTGACGTTCCCTTCCGGGGTGGGGGCGAGCTTCGCCGGCACGGTCGACACTGTGGATGACGGCGTAACCGACTGGGCGGTAGGCGACGAGGTGTACGGCTGGAGTGCCCGGAAGGAGGCCCTGGCCGAGCTCGTGTCCGTGCCCGCCGAGCACCTGGTGGCCAAGCCGGCCGACCTGTCCTGGAAGGTCGCCGGCACGCTGTACGGCGCGCCGTCCGCCGCCTGGTCCGCCGTCCAGGCCGTGGCCGCGGCCCCGGGGGACACGATCGTCGTCTCCGCTGCTGCCGGGGGCGCTGGAGGCTTCGCCTCCCAGTTCGCGCGCACCAAGGGCGCGACGGTGATCGGGCTAGCGAGCGAGCACAACCACGAGTGGCTGCGTTCCCGCGGGATCGTTCCGGTGCAGTACGGCGAGGGGCAGCTTGAGCGGATTCGCGATGCCGCACCCGGCGGTGTCGACGCCTTCGTAGACACATTCGGCGGCGGCTACATCGACCTGGCAGTCGAGCTGGGGGTCGACGTCGACCGGATCAACACGATCGTTGACTTCGCCGGCGCCGCACGACTGGGCGTCAAGACCAAGGGCAGCGACTCGCCTGCGGATCCGCGGGGAGCTCTCGCCGAGATCGCAGCGGCCATCGCGGACGGCTCCATCGAACTCCCGATCGCGCGCACCTACCCACTCGAGCAGGTCCGCGAAGCGTACGAGGAACTGAGCAAGCGCCACACGCGTGGCAAGATCGTCCTGCTTCCCTGA